In one window of Paenarthrobacter nicotinovorans DNA:
- a CDS encoding Nramp family divalent metal transporter, producing MAAPTLETRATPGKVWSRLLLLGPAFVAAIAYVDPGNVAANLTAGANYGYLLVWVLVVANAMAVLVQYQSAKLGLATGMSLPEILGKRLGNKRRRLYWLQAEVVAGATDMAEVIGGAVALNLLFGIPLLAGGVIVGIASMLLLALQSRRGQRSFEYAILVLLGIIAVGFVSGLFVNPPDAGSALGGLVPRFEGTDTILLAASMLGATVMPHAIYLHSALARDRHGFSPDPAIRTKLIRATRTDVVGALLLAGVVNISMLLLAASSLRGIEGTDTIAGAHAAVTSALGPAIGVIFAIGLLASGLASTSVGCYAGATIMGGLLKVRIPLLTRRVITLIPALIVLGAGIEPTLALVLSQVLLSFGIPFALIPLIRLTGKKDVMGLHTDGMPLKIAGWTSAVLIVGLNCVLITLTLTGQS from the coding sequence ATGGCTGCACCCACCCTGGAAACACGTGCCACCCCCGGCAAAGTATGGTCCCGGCTCCTGCTCCTGGGACCTGCCTTCGTTGCTGCGATCGCCTACGTGGATCCGGGAAACGTCGCAGCCAACCTCACGGCCGGTGCCAACTACGGCTACCTGCTGGTCTGGGTCCTGGTTGTAGCGAACGCCATGGCAGTCCTGGTCCAGTACCAGTCAGCCAAACTCGGCCTCGCCACAGGAATGAGCCTCCCTGAGATTCTTGGCAAGCGGCTCGGCAACAAGCGCCGGCGCCTCTATTGGCTGCAAGCTGAAGTTGTTGCCGGAGCCACGGATATGGCGGAAGTCATCGGTGGAGCCGTGGCCTTGAACCTGCTGTTCGGAATTCCGCTGCTTGCCGGTGGCGTGATCGTCGGCATCGCCTCCATGCTGCTTTTGGCCTTGCAGTCGCGGCGGGGCCAGCGCTCCTTCGAGTACGCCATCCTGGTTCTCCTGGGGATCATCGCCGTGGGCTTCGTGTCCGGGCTGTTCGTCAATCCCCCGGATGCAGGGAGCGCCCTTGGCGGGCTGGTTCCGCGTTTTGAAGGTACGGACACCATCCTTCTGGCAGCGAGCATGCTGGGCGCCACCGTGATGCCCCACGCGATCTACCTCCACTCGGCCCTTGCCCGCGACCGGCACGGCTTCTCCCCGGACCCCGCCATCCGGACAAAGCTGATCCGCGCCACCCGCACGGACGTCGTCGGCGCCCTGCTCCTGGCCGGGGTCGTCAACATCTCCATGCTCCTTCTTGCCGCCTCCAGCCTGCGCGGCATAGAAGGCACGGACACCATCGCCGGCGCCCACGCCGCGGTGACGTCCGCCCTGGGCCCGGCCATCGGCGTGATCTTTGCCATCGGCCTGCTGGCATCCGGACTGGCGTCCACATCGGTTGGTTGCTATGCCGGCGCGACCATCATGGGCGGTCTCCTCAAAGTCCGCATTCCCCTGCTCACCCGCCGCGTCATCACCCTGATCCCCGCCCTGATCGTGCTGGGGGCCGGCATTGAGCCGACACTCGCCCTGGTGCTGAGCCAGGTGTTGCTCAGCTTCGGTATTCCTTTCGCTTTGATTCCCCTGATCCGGCTCACCGGCAAGAAGGATGTCATGGGCCTCCACACCGACGGCATGCCGCTGAAGATCGCGGGTTGGACAAGTGCCGTGCTGATCGTCGGTTTGAACTGTGTCCTCATCACGCTCACCCTCACAGGGCAGTCCTGA